The Bombus pyrosoma isolate SC7728 linkage group LG3, ASM1482585v1, whole genome shotgun sequence genome has a segment encoding these proteins:
- the LOC122566358 gene encoding uncharacterized protein LOC122566358 has translation MEDKRDAYHYEEGKEKRMPFTIFGEPIIKTHCQRNVMISAISGGMVGGLIAFLFTSNPRMSTRIGVITYGVIGITGALYCTYDEIQSRSERREFRKLMHMGVHKSQIKDTNSVDNVSDPKLESI, from the coding sequence ATGGAAGATAAAAGAGATGCATATCATTATgaagagggaaaagaaaaaaggatgcCCTTTACCATCTTTGGTGAACCAATAATTAAAACACATTGTCAAAGAAATGTTATGATATCTGCTATTTCTGGTGGCATGGTTGGTGGTTTAATAGCATTTTTGTTTACTAGTAATCCAAGAATGTCTACACGAATAGGAGTAATTACTTACGGTGTAATAGGAATTACTGGTGCACTTTATTGTACATACGATGAAATACAATCAAGAAgtgaaagaagagaatttaGGAAACTTATGCATATGGGAGTTCATAAATCCCAAATCAAGGATACAAACTCAGTTGATAATGTATCAGACCCAAAGCTTGAAAGTATTTAA
- the LOC122565670 gene encoding 40S ribosomal protein S7, translated as MFTANAKIIKSGGAEPDAFEASISQALLELEMNSDLKSQLRELYITKAREIETNNKKCIIIYVPMPKLKAFQKIQTRLVRELEKKFSGKHVMFVGERKILPKPTRKTRTKNKQKRPRSRTLTAVYDALLEDLVYPVEIVGKRIRIKLDGTQLIKVHLDKNEQTNIEHKVDTFAAVYKKLTGRDVTFEFPETYV; from the exons atgtTCACAGCAAAcgctaaaataataaaaagtggCGGGGCCGAACCTGATGCGTTCGAAGCCAGCATTTCCCAAGCTCTGCTGGAACTGGAAATGAATAGTGATCTAAAATCGCAATTAAGAGAACTTTATATCACTAAAGCACGTGAAAtagaaactaataataaaaag tgcattattatatatgtacctaTGCCAAAGTTAAAGgcatttcaaaaaattcaaactaGACTTGTACGTGAACtagagaagaaattttctgGAAAGCATGTGATGTTTGTTGGAGAACGTAAGATTTTGCCCAAACCAACAAGAAAAACACGTACTAAGAATAAGCAAAAGAGACCTAGAAg CCGTACCTTAACTGCAGTATATGATGCATTATTAGAGGATTTAGTGTACCCTGTAGAGATTGTTGGAAAACGCATCAGAATTAAACTTGATGGAACACAGCTTATTAAAGTTCATTTAGATAAAAATGAGCAAACAAACATTGAACACAAG GTTGATACCTTTGCTGCAGTCTATAAGAAGCTAACAGGCCGGGATGTAACATTTGAATTCCCAGAAACttatgtataa
- the LOC122565669 gene encoding PSME3-interacting protein: protein MSSGFISEAEIAEQRRIRQEEWERVRTADQPLEAPEETYDTRSLYERLQEQKNKRDAEYEEAHKLKNMIKGLDDDEVEFLDLVDRTKLEEERKKNLEEEKEMRDFKAAVASLQEKSLNEKLKQELKNPQIVNKNISSGSRTSQLKLLAGVVVKRPEKQKEDLARGVKRKSCDEGKDTSKKEDCELNEQIIAECKPAFKTDTLEHKNITNATGMKCIGILPGLGTYEDSSDSECSSDTDEDPEPNHSKYDLLGRKIKILKDKEKS from the exons ATGAGTTCAGGATTTATATCAGAAGCTGAAATTGCAGAACAGCGAAGAATACGACAAGAAGAATGGGAACGTGTACGAACTGCAGACCAACCATTAG AAGCTCCAGAAGAAACATATGATACAAGATCTTTATATGAACGATTAcaagaacaaaaaaataaaagagatgcAGAATATGAGGAAGCACATAAGTTGA aaaatatgataaaaggTTTAGATGATGATGAAGTAGAATTTTTGGATTTGGTGGATAGAACAAAATTAGAAGAAGAGCGTAAAAAAAAtcttgaagaagaaaaagaaatgcgaGATTTCAAAGCTGCTGTTGCTTCATTACAAGAAAAATccttaaatgaaaaattaaaacaagaattaaagaatcctcaaattgtaaataaaaatatttcttctggAAG TCGTACTtcgcaattaaaattattagctGGTGTTGTAGTTAAACGTcctgaaaaacaaaaagaag ATCTTGCACGGGGTGTTAAAAGAAAGTCATGTGATGAAGGCAAAGACACatcaaagaaagaagattgTGAACTAAATGAACAAATAATAGCTGAATGCAAACCTGCATTCAAAACTGATACTTtagaacataaaaatataacaaatgcAACAGGCATGAAGTGCATTGGAATTTTACCTGGCCTTGGCACTTACGAAGATTCTAGTGATAGTGAATGTAGTTCAGATACAGATGAAGATCCGGAACCAAATCATTCCAAATACGATCTGTTAggtcgaaaaataaaaattttaaaagataaagaaaaaagctga
- the LOC122565668 gene encoding homeobox protein 4-like isoform X1, with protein MQDLCPLCLKNGLKNKIKLLQINLQEAVWICEEEKCVWPFGYEDFVFCPRIVGKVWSCYWNDYKPTTPRLKENLIISNPSKLPLCPIPVIPTKHISKEVINNLDMHPLENINAINNSSNIINSNTNVDDLHISVFREASMISNINIEEKETTVSNVHSNKLQSINDNIENIKFENEWKNLLNEDIKEKNDISIENVKNMNIVKKAPKITSIEKTNIIISNMKIENQIPNVKLRNEESVHQKSKKEILDVESVDVTGTKLKPEVEELPNLESSENNENILKPNLNITMMEIDGLPPITLSFEIPVYSTAPETVIANTQLGSYKSNNTKPNSFEMKDTVVKRNISSGKIYEKFNFNAIKKKLESNNSSNTNNNKDNFSNAKTQIQKVENDSPEPKPISNESAICVLNELDKSYSSDMKIQVQQVKNDSPEIISNVSATCVQNQLDESAMSLSNQEIIESDTVAVNASVNIDTVLEELICNDYSISENISDDWIESLLI; from the exons ATGCAAGATTTATGCCCATTGTGTTTGAAAAATGGccttaagaataaaataaaattattgcaaattaatttacaagaGGCTGTATGGATATGTGAAGAAGAAAAG tgTGTATGGCCTTTTGGATATGaagattttgtattttgtccGAGAATAGTAGGAAAAGTCTGGTCTTGTTATTGGAATGATTATAAGCCAACAACACcaagattaaaagaaaatcttatAATATCAAATCCATCAAAACTACCATTATGTCCTATACCTGTAATACCTACCAAACATATATCGAAAGAAGTTATCAATAATTTAGATATGCATCCTTTAGAGAATATTAATGCTATAAATAACagttcaaatataataaactcaAATACTAACGTTGATGATCtacatatttctgtttttagaGAAGCAAGTATGATATCAAACattaatatcgaagaaaaagaaactactGTAAGTAATGTACATAGCAATAAATTACAATCGATTAATGataacatagaaaatataaaatttgagaatgaatggaaaaatttattaaatgaagatattaaagaaaaaaatgatatttccatagaaaatgttaaaaatatgaatattgtCAAGAAGGCACCAAAAATAACAAGTATTGaaaaaacaaacattattatttctaatatgaaaatagaaaatcagATTCCTAATGTTAAGTTAAGAAATGAAGAATCTGTTCATCAAAAATCTAAGAAGGAAATTTTAGACGTTGAATCTGTAGATGTTACAGGAACTAAACTGAAACCAGAAGTTGAAGAATTACCAAATTTGGAATCaagtgaaaataatgaaaatatattaaaacctaatttaaatataactatGATGGAAATAGATGGTTTACCACCTATCACATTGTCATTTGAAATTCCAGTATACTCTACAGCTCCTGAAACAGTAATAGCTAATACACAACTAGGtagttataaaagtaataatacaaaaccAAACAGTTTCGAAATGAAAGATACAGTTGTAAAACGGAATATAAGTAGTGGTAAAATATatgagaaattcaattttaatgcaattaaGAAAAAGCTGGAATCAAATAATTCCAgcaatactaataataataaagataatttttctaatgcGAAGACACAAATTCAAAAGGTAGAAAATGATTCACCAGAACCAAAACCAATTTCAAATGAAAGTGCTATTTGTGTACTGAATGAACTTGATAAGTCTTATTCTTCAGATATGAAGATACAAGTTCAGCAAGTAAAAAATGATTCAccagaaataatttcaaatgtgAGTGCTACTTGTGTACAAAATCAACTTGATGAATCTGCAATGTCTTTATCAAATCAAGAAATTATAGAATCTGATACTGTAGCAGTCAATGCTAGTGTAAATATAGATACTGTTTTGGAAGAGCTTATATGCAATGATTATagtatttctgaaaatataagCGACGACTGGATAGAATCTCTATTAATTTAG
- the LOC122565668 gene encoding homeobox protein 4-like isoform X2, whose product MQDLCPLCLKNGLKNKIKLLQINLQEAVWICEEEKCVWPFGYEDFVFCPRIVGKVWSCYWNDYKPTTPRLKENLIISNPSKLPLCPIPVIPTKHISKEVINNLDMHPLENINAINNSSNIINSNTNVDDLHISVFREASMISNINIEEKETTVSNVHSNKLQSINDNIENIKFENEWKNLLNEDIKEKNDISIENVKNMNIVKKAPKITSIEKTNIIISNMKIENQIPNVKLRNEESVHQKSKKEILDVESVDVTGTKLKPEVEELPNLESSENNENILKPNLNITMMEIDGLPPITLSFEIPVYSTAPETVIANTQLGSYKSNNTKPNSFEMKDTVVKRNISSGKIYEKFNFNAIKKKLESNNSSNTNNNKDNFSNAKTQIQKI is encoded by the exons ATGCAAGATTTATGCCCATTGTGTTTGAAAAATGGccttaagaataaaataaaattattgcaaattaatttacaagaGGCTGTATGGATATGTGAAGAAGAAAAG tgTGTATGGCCTTTTGGATATGaagattttgtattttgtccGAGAATAGTAGGAAAAGTCTGGTCTTGTTATTGGAATGATTATAAGCCAACAACACcaagattaaaagaaaatcttatAATATCAAATCCATCAAAACTACCATTATGTCCTATACCTGTAATACCTACCAAACATATATCGAAAGAAGTTATCAATAATTTAGATATGCATCCTTTAGAGAATATTAATGCTATAAATAACagttcaaatataataaactcaAATACTAACGTTGATGATCtacatatttctgtttttagaGAAGCAAGTATGATATCAAACattaatatcgaagaaaaagaaactactGTAAGTAATGTACATAGCAATAAATTACAATCGATTAATGataacatagaaaatataaaatttgagaatgaatggaaaaatttattaaatgaagatattaaagaaaaaaatgatatttccatagaaaatgttaaaaatatgaatattgtCAAGAAGGCACCAAAAATAACAAGTATTGaaaaaacaaacattattatttctaatatgaaaatagaaaatcagATTCCTAATGTTAAGTTAAGAAATGAAGAATCTGTTCATCAAAAATCTAAGAAGGAAATTTTAGACGTTGAATCTGTAGATGTTACAGGAACTAAACTGAAACCAGAAGTTGAAGAATTACCAAATTTGGAATCaagtgaaaataatgaaaatatattaaaacctaatttaaatataactatGATGGAAATAGATGGTTTACCACCTATCACATTGTCATTTGAAATTCCAGTATACTCTACAGCTCCTGAAACAGTAATAGCTAATACACAACTAGGtagttataaaagtaataatacaaaaccAAACAGTTTCGAAATGAAAGATACAGTTGTAAAACGGAATATAAGTAGTGGTAAAATATatgagaaattcaattttaatgcaattaaGAAAAAGCTGGAATCAAATAATTCCAgcaatactaataataataaagataatttttctaatgcGAAGACACAAATTCAAAAG ATATGA
- the LOC122565671 gene encoding cyclin-dependent kinases regulatory subunit-like isoform X1 — MPADQIQYSEKYNDDKYEYRHVILPVDLARHVPKTHLMSETEWRNLGVQQSPGWVHYMMHVPGIKIDTLVHEPHVLLFRRPRTDVLTNTRNTSFQREYQSVYCV, encoded by the exons ATGCCAGCTGATCAAATACAATACTCTGAAAAATACAACGatgataaatatgaatatag GCATGTTATTTTGCCAGTTGATTTAGCAAGACATGTTCCAAAAACTCATCTTATGTCAGAAACAGAATGGAGAAATTTAGGAGTTCAACAAAGTCCAGGCTGGGTACATTACATGATGCATGTACCAGGTATAAAAATAGACACGCTTGTACATG AACCACATGTACTACTGTTTCGTAGACCAAGGACTgatgttttaacaaatacaaGAAACACCTCTTTTCAAAGAGAATATCAAAGTGTATATTgtgtttaa
- the LOC122565671 gene encoding cyclin-dependent kinases regulatory subunit-like isoform X2, producing the protein MPADQIQYSEKYNDDKYEYRHVILPVDLARHVPKTHLMSETEWRNLGVQQSPGWVHYMMHVPEPHVLLFRRPRTDVLTNTRNTSFQREYQSVYCV; encoded by the exons ATGCCAGCTGATCAAATACAATACTCTGAAAAATACAACGatgataaatatgaatatag GCATGTTATTTTGCCAGTTGATTTAGCAAGACATGTTCCAAAAACTCATCTTATGTCAGAAACAGAATGGAGAAATTTAGGAGTTCAACAAAGTCCAGGCTGGGTACATTACATGATGCATGTACCAG AACCACATGTACTACTGTTTCGTAGACCAAGGACTgatgttttaacaaatacaaGAAACACCTCTTTTCAAAGAGAATATCAAAGTGTATATTgtgtttaa
- the LOC122565565 gene encoding cytochrome c oxidase subunit 5B, mitochondrial-like, whose product MAWLCSRTIFQTCRRQFYRDAVRYTKEKEKTFPDPLELATGLEKRELLAAAAGDFDPYHMKAIEILRDSTKENPNLVPSAFKSRVVGCLCEEDTAHVNWMWLHEGQPRRCECGHWFKLTEVAPLG is encoded by the exons ATGGCATGGTTATGTAGTCGTACTATTTTTCAGACATGTCGACGACAATTTTACCGCGATGCTGTGAGATATacaaaagagaaggaaaaga CTTTTCCCGATCCGCTAGAACTAGCCACGGGTTTGGAAAAACGTGAGTTACTTGCTGCTGCCGCTGGCGATTTT GATCCATATCACATGAAGGCCATAGAAATATTACGTGATAGCACAAAGGAGAATCCAAATTTAGTACCAAGTGCATTCAAAAGTCGTGTTGTTGGTTGCCTTTGCGAAGAAGATACTGCACACGTGAATTGGATGTGGTTGCATGAAGGTCAGCCACGCCGCTGTGAATGTGGTCATTGGTTTAAACTGACTGAAGTTGCTCCTTTAGgataa
- the LOC122565563 gene encoding LIM and senescent cell antigen-like-containing domain protein 1 isoform X1, which translates to MPGVTGMSLDNMFCSRCREGFVPHEKIVNSNGELWHPQCFVCAQCFRPFPDGIFYEFEGYKYCEHDFHVLFAPCCEKCGEFVIGRVIKAMNANWHPGCFRCEECNGELADAGFIKCQGRALCHTCNARVKAGALGKYICHQCHGVIDDKPLRFRGELYHPYHFNCTACGIELNSDAREVNSRPGYAANEMNELYCLRCHDKMGIPICGACRRPIEERVVTALGKHWHVEHFVCAKCEKPFLGHRHYEKKGLAYCETHYHQLFGNLCFVCNQVISGDVFTALNKAWCVHHFACAFCDQKMNQKTKFFEFDLKPACKKCYDKFPQELKKRMRRMYDLNPKRLPA; encoded by the exons ATGCCAGG tgTTACAGGGATGTCTTTGGATAATATGTTCTGTTCTCGATGTAGAGAAGGTTTTGTGCCTCATGAAAAGATTGTTAATTCAAATGGAGAACTATGGCATCCTCAATGCTTTgt atgCGCACAATGTTTCCGTCCATTCCCAGATGGAATATTCTATGAATTTGAAGGGTACAAATATTGTGAACATGATTTCCATGTCTTATTTGCACCTTGTTGTGAAAAATGCG GAGAATTTGTCATCGGCCGTGTAATAAAAGCAATGAATGCTAATTGGCACCCAGGATGTTTCCGTTGTGAAGAATGCAATGGTGAATTAGCTGATGCAGGATTTATTAAATGTCAGGGTAGAGCTTTATGCCATACATGTAACGCACGTGTCAAGGCTGGGGCacttggaaaatatatttgtcatCAGTGCCa tgGTGTAATTGATGACAAGCCTCTCCGTTTTCGCGGAGAACTCTATCATCCATACCATTTTAATTGTACTGCTTGTGGTATAGAACTTAATTCAGATGCTAGAGAGGTTAATTCTAGACCAGGATATGCTGCCAATGAAATG AATGAGCTATACTGTTTGAGATGTCATGATAAGATGGGAATTCCAATTTGCGGTGCATGTCGACGTCCGATTGAGGAACGAGTAGTAACTGCTCTAGGTAAACATTGGCATGTTGAACATTTCGTTTGTGCAAAATGTGAAAAGCCGTTTTTAGGTCATCGACATTATGAGAAAAAAGGTTTAGCTTATTGTGAAACACATTACCATCAACTTTTCGGTAATTTGTGTTTTGTATGTAATCAAGTAATTTCTGGCGATG tttttacaGCTTTGAATAAAGCATGGTGCGTACATCATTTCGCCTGTGCATTTTGCGATCAAAAAATGAATCaaaaaactaaattttttGAGTTTGATTTAAAACCTGCctgtaaaaaatgttacgaTAAGTTTCCACAAGAATTGAAAAAACGTATGCGCCGAATGTATGATTTAAAC
- the LOC122565563 gene encoding LIM and senescent cell antigen-like-containing domain protein 1 isoform X2: protein MSLDNMFCSRCREGFVPHEKIVNSNGELWHPQCFVCAQCFRPFPDGIFYEFEGYKYCEHDFHVLFAPCCEKCGEFVIGRVIKAMNANWHPGCFRCEECNGELADAGFIKCQGRALCHTCNARVKAGALGKYICHQCHGVIDDKPLRFRGELYHPYHFNCTACGIELNSDAREVNSRPGYAANEMNELYCLRCHDKMGIPICGACRRPIEERVVTALGKHWHVEHFVCAKCEKPFLGHRHYEKKGLAYCETHYHQLFGNLCFVCNQVISGDVFTALNKAWCVHHFACAFCDQKMNQKTKFFEFDLKPACKKCYDKFPQELKKRMRRMYDLNPKRLPA, encoded by the exons ATGTCTTTGGATAATATGTTCTGTTCTCGATGTAGAGAAGGTTTTGTGCCTCATGAAAAGATTGTTAATTCAAATGGAGAACTATGGCATCCTCAATGCTTTgt atgCGCACAATGTTTCCGTCCATTCCCAGATGGAATATTCTATGAATTTGAAGGGTACAAATATTGTGAACATGATTTCCATGTCTTATTTGCACCTTGTTGTGAAAAATGCG GAGAATTTGTCATCGGCCGTGTAATAAAAGCAATGAATGCTAATTGGCACCCAGGATGTTTCCGTTGTGAAGAATGCAATGGTGAATTAGCTGATGCAGGATTTATTAAATGTCAGGGTAGAGCTTTATGCCATACATGTAACGCACGTGTCAAGGCTGGGGCacttggaaaatatatttgtcatCAGTGCCa tgGTGTAATTGATGACAAGCCTCTCCGTTTTCGCGGAGAACTCTATCATCCATACCATTTTAATTGTACTGCTTGTGGTATAGAACTTAATTCAGATGCTAGAGAGGTTAATTCTAGACCAGGATATGCTGCCAATGAAATG AATGAGCTATACTGTTTGAGATGTCATGATAAGATGGGAATTCCAATTTGCGGTGCATGTCGACGTCCGATTGAGGAACGAGTAGTAACTGCTCTAGGTAAACATTGGCATGTTGAACATTTCGTTTGTGCAAAATGTGAAAAGCCGTTTTTAGGTCATCGACATTATGAGAAAAAAGGTTTAGCTTATTGTGAAACACATTACCATCAACTTTTCGGTAATTTGTGTTTTGTATGTAATCAAGTAATTTCTGGCGATG tttttacaGCTTTGAATAAAGCATGGTGCGTACATCATTTCGCCTGTGCATTTTGCGATCAAAAAATGAATCaaaaaactaaattttttGAGTTTGATTTAAAACCTGCctgtaaaaaatgttacgaTAAGTTTCCACAAGAATTGAAAAAACGTATGCGCCGAATGTATGATTTAAAC